In Cryptomeria japonica chromosome 10, Sugi_1.0, whole genome shotgun sequence, a genomic segment contains:
- the LOC131040864 gene encoding probable aspartyl protease At4g16563, which translates to MKSCYSSAIIVLVILSFYVPWISAHEKNEVEGTLVLGLTRNKLKSVSLEFDTADLLRIARNRSSMRFHALRKSNYYSLFSVLEPLSIYEDDYVMPLRIGSPPQIFQAYMDTGSDLVWVPCSQSSKKDFFDCIECEHNSIIPTFSPLNSLSSSPEPCTSHLCLDIHTSDNEYEPCVAAGCPLRALLEGSCSRSCPPFSYKYGDGIVTGALMKDQIMLQGLPFPKQSYNFVFGCAGATFNEAVGIVGFGKGALSFPSQLASLLSYKGFSYCLISYRFEHNSNVSSPLILGASEIIYGGLMQYTPMLDNPMYPNYYYIGLEGIIINNTYLEVPLSLQGFDSEGNGGMIIDSGTTYTHLPEKFYKQILSTLQEIIPYSRSHEYEKRTAFDLCYQTTASQNQQSFPTISFRFKNNITIVLPSENHFYSFSPPSVSSNNTALKVHCLLLQSIEDVGVGPAAIFGNFQQQNFQVFYDLEKMRIGFQPKDCAVSA; encoded by the coding sequence atgAAAAGCTGTTATTCGTCTGCCATTATAGTTTTAGTGATACTAAGTTTTTATGTTCCATGGATTTCTGCCCATGAAAAAAATGAAGTTGAGGGTACATTGGTACTAGGTCTTACAAGAAATAAATTGAAGTCAGtgtcattagagtttgatactgcAGATTTGCTTAGGATTGCACGTAATAGAAGTTCCATGAGGTTCCATGCTCTCAGGAAATCCAACTATTATAGTTTGTTTAGTGTGTTGGAGCCTCTAAGTATTTATGAGGATGATTATGTGATGCCCCTTAGGATAGGCTCCCCTCCCCAGATATTTCAGGCCTACATGGACACTGGCAGTGACCTTGTGTGGGTGCCATGTTCGCAGAGCTCCAAAAAAGATTTCTTTGATTGCATAGAATGTGAACACAATTCAATCATTCCCACCTTCTCCCCATTGAATTCACTATCTAGTAGTCCTGAACCCTGCACTAGCCATCTCTGTTTGGATATCCATACTTCAGACAATGAGTATGAGCCATGTGTAGCTGCTGGGTGTCCTCTGAGAGCCCTCCTGGAGGGCTCCTGCTCACGCTCATGCCCACCATTTTCATACAAATATGGGGATGGCATAGTAACAGGTGCCCTAATGAAGGACCAGATAATGCTTCAAGGCCTCCCCTTCCCAAAACAGTCCTACAATTTTGTTTTTGGGTGTGCAGGTGCTACCTTCAATGAGGCAGTTGGAATTGTAGGGTTTGGAAAGGGTGCCCTATCATTCCCTTCACAGTTGGCCTCTCTTTTGAGCTATAAGGGATTCTCTTACTGTCTAATAAGCTATCGTTTTGAACATAATTCTAATGTTTCCAGTCCTTTGATATTGGGTGCATCTGAAATCATTTATGGTGGATTAATGCAATATACCCCCATGCTAGACAATCCTATGTATCCCAATTATTACTACATTGGTCTAGAAGGAATTATCATCAATAACACATATCTAGAGGTCCCATTGAGCTTGCAGGGATTCGATTCAGAGGGCAATGGAGGTATGATTATTGACTCTGGAACCACCTATACCCATCTTCCTGAAAAGTTTTATAAACAAATTCTCAGCACTTTACAAGAAATAATTCCTTATTCCAGATCTCATGAGTATGAGAAACGCACTGCTTTTGATCTCTGCTATCAGACCACCGCCTCACAAAACCAGCAAAGTTTCCCAACTATATCATTTCGTTTCAAAAATAATATCACCATTGTTTTGCCTTCTGAGAATCACTTCTATTCCTTTTCTCCTCCGTCTGTGTCATCTAATAATACTGCTTTGAAAGTGCATTGTCTGCTGCTTCAGAGTATAGAGGACGTTGGCGTTGGGCCTGCTGCAATCTTTGGCAACTTTCAGCAGCAAAACTTTCAAGTTTTCTATGATTTGGAGAAGATGAGAATTGGATTTCAGCCAAAGGATTGTGCGGTTTCTGCTTAA